A genomic region of Oryza glaberrima chromosome 1, OglaRS2, whole genome shotgun sequence contains the following coding sequences:
- the LOC127772230 gene encoding sister chromatid cohesion 1 protein 4 — MFYSQFILAKKGPLGTIWIAAHLERKLRKNQVADTDIGVSVDSIIFPEVPIALRLSSHLMLGVVRIYSRKVNYLFHDCSEALLKIKQAFRSTAVDLPPEESTAPYHSITLPETFHLDDFELPEAAFQGDIDHHVSTKEQITLQDNPEKTGYSTSQFGLDERFGDGNSSHIGLDLEEELMLNKDQSIQLEADDGIIIQGRSAVHPTDMEVDDNQNKDESAEGYNMEDGPSSHNKLNPLSADGLVGNSLPNWHTYNVQTPDLNDMLLNNDGNAGPSASYYQPSPFPCDEPASPEFVSAQAPATPGLMEETVPSRVHESPVLSPQRKASPSSNDETAKTAENANDLVGAETTELALTKPVQIESSGAVQEIDSLSQQCATEELPPQAETSNLEATMDKSMINTDGVAASGEATAAKETTEVSLVENSLELCADGPTEPVIENQTQFNDGSVDVQGGGQHAPHAILATADSQVNVEASTQEMASNDIPSDLPTLEFPEREKMLSAPDVELYQANDLGQVTAEKGTTESDGSNKVGSLTSRKRHLEDSLPALESATTEKLSSRPRGKRTIDGIPDDDDLLASILVGRRTPGLRLDSTPIPPKTSSLKRPRLTSKTTTPKRKVQMDDAMVIHADTIRQQLISTEDIRRIRKKAPCTRSEIWMIEKGSLEDDIFHEPIFSCMCKELNDLQYRTYEIVAHPTIHNMEIHVRLDMSQTMADGSNDVGTSGAKDSGNHQDHVVLPDGAESDAMHPEATDAADARTDFDSHMPSDKQVNNVEGVTEQLTDNEKETAVVEKATTNMGDSAQVDSLDKEYLQDVPADLQRSTNTNTPLFVLDDMPGPDVVLDSSDPVSAQAVDDMKGELSDIVHDNVNAFDNKDMPTSEITVLEFTQNASGFPQPTEDENVLSAMGENSGLQENHVGSVMDLDNMGHDFSLKECSDFGSAIQGVDTDFLMYDDEVDCDEANDDEPNPEEFQSLDNSGWSSRTRGVARYLKTLFDEESGLGRKSVAIDHLLSGKTRKEASRMFFETLVLTTKDFISVDQPNSFDFVSVKPGPKLLKSDF, encoded by the exons ATTCAATTATATTCCCTGAAGTTCCGATTGCACTTCGATTATCAAGCCATCTTATGCTTGGTGTGGTCAGGATCTATTCTCGCAAGGTGAACTACCTATTCCATGATTGCAGTGAAGCGTTGCTGAAGATAAAACAAGCCTTTAGGTCTACTGCCGTTGATCTTCCCCCTGAAGAATCAACTGCTCCTTATCATTCTATAACACTTCCAGAGACATTCCATCTGGATGATTTTGAATTACCGGAGGCTGCATTTCAGGG TGACATTGATCATCATGTAAGCACAAAAGAACAGATCACCTTGCAAGACAACCCAGAGAAAACTGGATACTCAACATCCCAATTTGGCTTAGATG AAAGATTTGGTGATGGCAATTCTTCACATATTGGGTTGGATTTGGAAGAG GAATTAATGCTGAACAAGGACCAGTCAATTCAACTTGAGGCTGATGATGG CATTATTATTCAAGGTCGATCAGCAGTTCATCCTACTGATATGGAAGTTGATGATAACCAAAATAAAGATGAAAGCGCTGAAGGATACAACATGGAGGATGGACCTTCCAGTCACAACAAACTAAATCCGTTAAGTGCAGATGGTCTAGTAGGAAACAGTCTTCCTAATTGGCATACATACAATGTGCAAACACCTGATCTGAATGATATGCTATTGAACAATGATGGGAATGCAGGACCATCAGCTTCATACTATCAACCTAGTCCCTTCCCTTGTGATGAGCCTGCATCACCAGAGTTTGTAAGTGCCCAGGCCCCGGCTACACCTGGCCTAATGGAAGAGACTGTTCCTTCCAGAGTGCATGAAAGTCCTGTTCTGAGTCCACAGCGAAAAGCTTCACCATCAAGCAATGATGAAACTGCAAAGACAGCTGAAAATGCTAATGATCTTGTGGGTGCTGAGACGACTGAACTTGCATTGACAAAGCCTGTGCAAATTGAATCTTCTGGTGCTGTACAGGAGATTGATTCCTTGAGTCAACAATGTGCAACTGAGGAATTGCCACCCCAAGCTGAAACCTCAAACTTGGAAGCTACCATGGACAAGTCAATGATAAATACTGATGGTGTAGCTGCATCAGGTGAAGCTACAGCTGCTAAAGAAACCACTGAAGTGTCATTGGTTGAAAATTCTTTAGAGCTATGCGCTGATGGTCCTACTGAACCTGTGATTGAGAACCAAACACAGTTTAATGATGGATCAGTTGATGTGCAAG GGGGCGGTCAGCATGCACCTCATGCTATCTTAGCAACTGCAGATTCCCAAGTGAATGTAGAAGCATCAACACAAGAAATGGCATCTAACGATATACCAAGTGACCTACCAACCTTGGAATTTCCAGAACGTGAGAAAATGCTGTCAGCTCCAGACGTTGAATTGTACCAGGCAAATGACTTGGGCCAGGTAACTGCAGAAAAGGGAACCACTGAATCTGATGGAAGTAACAAAGTAGGTAGTCTCACTAGCAGAAAAAGACACTTGGAGGACAGTTTGCCAGCTCTCGAAAGTGCAACTACTGAAAAATTGTCTAGCAGACCACGTGGTAAAAGAACCATTGATGGTAttcctgatgatgatgatttacTGGCGTCTATATTAG TTGGTAGAAGGACCCCTGGACTGAGGCTTGATTCAACACCAATACCACCTAAGACGTCATCTTTGAAACGTCCAAGGTTGACGTCAAAGACTACCACACCGAAGAGAAAAGTGCAAATGGATGATGCCATGGTTATACATGCTGA TACCATACGGCAGCAGTTGATCAGCACTGAGGATATAAGGCGCATTCGTAAAAAGGCTCCATGTACCCGTTCCGAAATATGGATGATCGAGAAAGGTTCCTTAGAAGATGATATATTCCATGAGCCCATCTTTTCCT GCATGTGCAAGGAGCTAAACGATTTGCAATATCGGACCTATGAGATTGTTGCTCATCCCACCATTCATAATATGGAAATACATGTACGGCTAGACATGTCCCAAACTATGGCAGATGGCAGCAATGATGTTGGCACCTCTGGCGCAAAGGACAGTGGAAATCACCAAGATCATGTAGTGCTACCAGATGGAGCTGAGTCAGATGCGATGCATCCAGAAGCAACTGATGCAGCAGATGCTAGAACTGATTTTGATTCACACATGCCATCTGACAAACAGGTTAACAATGTTGAAGGAGTAACTGAACAATTAACTGATAATGAGAAAGAAACTGCAGTTGTTGAGAAAGCAACCACTAATATGGGTGACAGTGCTCAAGTTGATTCACTTGATAAGGAATATCTTCAAGATGTTCCAGCTGATCTGCAGAGGAGCACAAATACAAATACACCTCTGTTTGTGCTAGATGACATGCCTGGTCCAGATGTGGTTCTGGATAGCTCTGATCCAGTTTCTGCACAAGCAGTGGATGATATGAAAGGGGAGTTGAGTGACATTGTCCATGACAATGTCAATGCATTTGACAATAAGGATATGCCGACTTCTGAGATTACCGTACTGGAATTTACTCAAAACGCTTCTGGTTTTCCTCAGCCAACAGAGGATGAAAATGTTCTGTCCGCAATGGGTGAAAATTCTGGATTGCAAGAAAATCATGTAGGATCTGTTATGGATCTGGACAATATGGGGCATGACTTTTCACTAAAGGAATGCAGT GATTTTGGCAGTGCGATTCAGGGTGTTGACACAG ATTTTCTGATGTATGATGATGAGGTGGACTGTGATGAGGCTAATGATGATGAGCCTAATCCTGAGGAATTCCAGTCTCTTGATAACAGTGGATGGTCTTCACGTACTAG GGGTGTTGCAAGATATCTCAAAACTTTATTTGATGAGGAATCTGGTCTGGGAAGAAAGAGTGTGGCCATTGATCATCTGTTAAGTGGAAAGACTAGGAAAGAAGCATCAAGGATGTTTTTTGAGACATTG GTTCTGACAACAAAGGACTTCATAAGTGTGGATCAACCAAACTCCTTCGATTTTGTCAGCGTTAAGCCAGGGCCAAAGCTCCTGAAGTCAGATTTCTAG